A DNA window from Zingiber officinale cultivar Zhangliang chromosome 3A, Zo_v1.1, whole genome shotgun sequence contains the following coding sequences:
- the LOC122053134 gene encoding SUN domain-containing protein 1-like — MSAATAGAAAASSISNSSASLSLDTNGKPNTRRRTMVVVEKRLTNDGLTEGVNGVLNGKDLSHTIKGESVVERMKDYSKLKKGLITSSNVSPRHRRDAPKPVKPKWQTVLSVLTKNCLLLTSLLWLGQTIWKWTYNTRDNVNSPFVALEYESRISEVETSLKKTAKMLQVQLDAIDKKIGSEIGMATKEFIKRIESQGTLFDDGFKKLESITDSLEKSLGELKELGLISREEFEKHVDELQNSKSVDDRSRNLDLDQIRVFAVNVVQEEIEKHAADGLGRVDYALASGGAKIVRHSTPYGFKKGTNSHKMLTPSFGEPGQCFSLQGSSGFVEIRLRTGIIPEAITLEHVAKSVAYDRSTAPRDCRVSAWFESPKDGLSSNPNQVVTLTEFSYDLEKSNAQTFDVKASNSGIINMVRFDFTSNHGNLAHTCIYRFRVHGYEPGSPSAMGL, encoded by the exons ATGTCTGCTGCCACTGCCGGAGCGGCTGCAGCATCGTCAATTTCTAACAGCAGTGCTTCTCTGAGTTTAGACACCAATGGGAAACCAAATACACGGAGGAGAACAATGGTAGTTGTTGAGAAGAGATTAACCAATGATGGTCTTACTGAAGGAGTAAATGGGGTTTTGAATGGGAAGGATCTGAGCCATACGATAAAAGGAGAATCTGTGGTTGAGAGAATGAAAGACTATTCCAAGTTGAAGAAAGGGCTGATTACTTCATCCAACGTATCTCCACGACACAGAAGAGATGCCCCAAAACCTGTAAAGCCCAAGTGGCAGACTGTTCTGAGTGTTCTTACCAAGAATTGTCTGCTTCTTACTTCACTTTTGTGGTTGGGACAGACTATATGGAAATGGACTTACAACACTCGTGATAATGTTAATTCGCCCTTTGTTGCTTTGGAGTACGAAAGTAGAATTTCTGAAGTTGAGACATCTTTAAAGAAGACTGCCAAGATGTTACAGGTCCAGTTAGATGCAATTGACAAGAAAATTGGGAGTGAGATTGGCATGGCGACCAAAGAATTCATTAAGCGAATCGAAAGTCAAGGTACATTATTTGATGATGGGTTCAAGAAGTTGGAATCCATAACTGATTCTTTGGAGAAGTCTTTGGGTGAGTTGAAAGAATTGGGTCTCATTTCAAGAGAAGAATTTGAGAAACATGTCGACGAGTTACAGAACAGCAAAAGTGTAGACGATAGAAGTAGAAATCTGGATTTGGATCAAATTAGGGTTTTCGCAGTGAATGTTGTTCAGGAAGAGATAGAAAAGCATGCAGCTGATGGGCTTGGAAGAGTTGATTATGCTTTAGCTTCTGGCGGGGCTAAGATAGTTAGGCACTCAACACCTTATGGTTTTAAGAAAGGTACCAATTCACATAAGATGCTGACACCGAGCTTTGGAGAACCTGGACAGTGTTTTTCTTTGCAAGGAAGCAGTGGATTTGTTGAGATTAGGTTAAGAACAGGGATAATTCCTGAGGCTATCACTTTGGAGCATGTCGCGAAG AGTGTAGCATATGACAGATCGACTGCCCCAAGAGATTGTCGTGTATCTGCCTGGTTTGAGTCACCCAAAGATGGCCTATCGAGTAACCCCAACCAGGTTGTCACCTTAACCGAGTTCTCCTATGATCTAGAGAAGAGCAATGCACAAACCTTTGACGTCAAGGCAAGCAACTCTGGCATTATTAACATGGTTAGGTTCGACTTCACCTCCAACCACGGGAACTTGGCTCATACCTGCATCTACCGATTCAGGGTGCACGGTTATGAACCTGGCTCTCCTTCAGCTATGGGTTTGTAG